A window of the Rhodoferax sp. GW822-FHT02A01 genome harbors these coding sequences:
- a CDS encoding HD domain-containing phosphohydrolase, whose translation MLESTVSVPMNILCVDDEMNILSSLRRLLRPHGFQIFTAESGVAGIGILESNAIDLVISDMRMPEMDGAHFLEIVRGRWPDTTRLLLTGYADVDDIMSSVNRGEIYRYITKPWNDHDLILIVKQALERKALELQKRQLEKQIAAQNEELKVLNAGLEVRVQERTAELQVAHAKLKSNYLNSIKVFSSLMELRGRSLSGHSRQVADLARRTAVTMGLNEKQQQEIFVAGLLHDIGLIGLADSILTRPVGRLTEEEMLQYRRHPAWGEQALLSQEDMQGVASLIRWHHERHDGKGFPDGLAGDRIPLSAAILIVVEAYMDMQSGNLSTSKLTAAEARSMILHGRGNQFNPEVVDVFLQVLIKATPNNEVASVVLGVDELRPGMVVAKDLTTRDGIVLLSAEHVLTEKLISLLRQRESKDEEELRVAIKLTSRAKS comes from the coding sequence ATGTTGGAATCCACGGTATCAGTTCCGATGAATATATTGTGCGTTGATGACGAGATGAATATATTGTCGTCACTAAGACGGTTGCTGCGTCCCCATGGGTTTCAGATTTTTACGGCTGAAAGTGGTGTGGCCGGAATCGGCATCCTGGAATCAAATGCCATTGATTTGGTTATTTCAGACATGCGAATGCCAGAAATGGATGGTGCGCATTTCCTGGAAATAGTGCGGGGTCGGTGGCCGGACACCACGCGTTTGCTCCTGACGGGCTATGCAGATGTGGACGACATCATGAGTTCGGTCAATCGTGGCGAGATCTACCGCTACATTACCAAGCCTTGGAATGACCACGATTTGATATTAATTGTCAAACAAGCTCTGGAACGAAAGGCCTTGGAGCTGCAAAAGCGTCAGCTGGAAAAGCAGATTGCAGCACAGAATGAAGAGCTCAAAGTTCTCAATGCAGGGCTAGAAGTGCGGGTTCAGGAACGTACCGCAGAGCTGCAGGTGGCGCACGCAAAGCTGAAGAGCAACTACCTCAATTCCATCAAGGTTTTTTCCAGTCTCATGGAATTGCGTGGACGCAGTCTTTCGGGACATTCGCGTCAGGTCGCAGATTTGGCTAGACGCACTGCAGTGACCATGGGTTTGAATGAAAAGCAGCAGCAGGAAATTTTTGTCGCGGGTCTCCTGCATGACATTGGACTGATCGGATTGGCGGACAGCATTCTTACTCGCCCGGTGGGCCGCCTTACAGAAGAGGAGATGTTGCAGTATCGACGTCACCCGGCTTGGGGGGAACAAGCGCTTCTCTCACAGGAGGATATGCAGGGAGTAGCGAGCCTCATTCGCTGGCACCACGAGCGGCACGATGGAAAAGGGTTTCCTGATGGACTGGCAGGTGACCGTATCCCCCTGTCCGCGGCCATATTGATTGTGGTTGAAGCTTATATGGACATGCAGTCCGGGAATTTGAGCACATCGAAACTCACGGCGGCTGAGGCTCGTTCGATGATTTTGCATGGACGTGGCAATCAGTTCAATCCGGAAGTGGTGGACGTCTTTTTGCAGGTATTGATTAAAGCCACTCCCAACAACGAAGTTGCTTCGGTGGTACTTGGTGTTGATGAGCTGCGTCCTGGTATGGTCGTTGCCAAGGACCTGACTACCCGAGATGGAATCGTTTTGCTGAGTGCGGAACACGTATTGACCGAAAAGTTGATATCGCTGCTGCGCCAGCGAGAATCAAAGGACGAAGAAGAGTTGCGTGTGGCGATTAAATTGACATCGCGAGCTAAGTCGTAA
- a CDS encoding substrate-binding domain-containing protein encodes MRQSVATASTPTPSWNGPRTGPTGATQKNLAIICDDLRNGGILGVAQGVQEAVRSLKWNVKVFDSAGSPSGRAKAAAEALASKPDGLILVGTDAKVMGPLVRPFSSLGIPIVGWHVSAKAGPVVNSPIAMNVSTDPLEVARISAMAAVISTKDHAGVVIFTDSNFEIAMAKANAMADVIRACEQCTLLGIQDVAISKSAEQMPAVTRNLLSQFGKRWTHALAINDIYFDYVVPELIKAGLPNDSISLLSAGDGSSAAFMRIRAKAFQTVTVAEPLNLHGWQLVDELNRLMQHQAASGYVIPVHLVNSNNINVDGGARFQYDPDNGYRDIYRQIWKP; translated from the coding sequence ATGCGTCAAAGCGTCGCTACCGCCAGCACGCCAACCCCTTCCTGGAACGGTCCGCGCACAGGACCAACCGGTGCCACCCAGAAAAATCTAGCGATCATCTGCGACGATCTTCGCAATGGCGGAATCCTCGGAGTTGCACAAGGCGTTCAGGAAGCTGTCAGATCGCTTAAATGGAACGTCAAGGTTTTTGACTCCGCTGGAAGTCCCTCTGGCAGAGCAAAAGCAGCCGCAGAAGCCCTGGCCTCAAAGCCGGACGGTCTTATTCTGGTAGGCACCGATGCAAAGGTCATGGGCCCGCTGGTGCGGCCGTTTTCCTCACTGGGAATACCCATCGTAGGTTGGCACGTCAGTGCCAAAGCCGGTCCCGTGGTCAATAGTCCCATTGCCATGAACGTTTCCACCGATCCGTTGGAAGTTGCCCGCATCAGTGCCATGGCCGCAGTTATTTCAACGAAAGACCACGCTGGCGTTGTGATCTTTACGGATTCGAACTTCGAAATCGCAATGGCCAAGGCCAACGCAATGGCCGACGTAATCCGTGCCTGCGAGCAATGTACTTTGCTCGGAATCCAGGACGTCGCAATATCCAAGAGCGCCGAACAAATGCCTGCGGTTACCCGCAACCTGCTCAGCCAATTTGGCAAACGCTGGACCCACGCTCTGGCGATCAATGACATCTATTTCGATTATGTGGTGCCCGAGCTGATCAAGGCTGGATTGCCCAATGACTCCATCAGCCTGCTCTCTGCTGGTGACGGAAGCTCTGCCGCCTTCATGCGCATCCGAGCCAAGGCGTTCCAAACTGTCACCGTCGCTGAACCTCTGAACTTGCACGGGTGGCAGTTGGTTGATGAATTGAATCGTCTGATGCAGCATCAGGCGGCAAGCGGCTACGTGATCCCTGTGCATCTGGTCAATTCCAACAATATCAATGTTGATGGCGGTGCACGTTTCCAGTATGACCCGGACAATGGATATCGCGATATCTACCGGCAGATTTGGAAGCCATAA
- a CDS encoding HDOD domain-containing protein, whose protein sequence is MDISPILAHKLAQAVEEMPAFPQSVRKVLTLSQDINCSPKELVHVIDKDPVITVKILRVVNSSYYSIPTKITSLHHAVVYLGFNTVKNLALAIAAVGVLPRKNLADFDVQQYLLHSLTTAGIAKQLADRCPEVDPVDCFIAGLLHDFGKIVLALYSPQEFRMAVDMSQEQGESLHLTLRQVIGVDHSEVGAMLVEKWRFSESLVETIRHQYGPEVLDTDSIACVFAGNQIAKRLHIGFSGNAYIEELPSKLASRLGGGLDALQAALGTLKSLHADMPLVAALNGSAY, encoded by the coding sequence ATGGACATTTCGCCCATTTTGGCCCACAAGCTAGCCCAAGCCGTTGAAGAAATGCCTGCATTTCCCCAGAGCGTTCGAAAAGTCCTCACTCTCTCACAGGACATCAATTGCTCACCAAAAGAGTTGGTGCATGTAATTGATAAAGATCCTGTGATTACCGTCAAGATATTGCGCGTAGTGAACTCTTCTTATTACAGCATTCCCACCAAGATTACGTCACTTCACCATGCGGTTGTCTACTTGGGTTTCAACACGGTGAAGAATCTGGCACTTGCCATTGCGGCAGTGGGCGTTCTGCCACGCAAGAATCTAGCGGACTTCGACGTGCAGCAATATCTGCTGCACTCTTTGACCACTGCAGGTATAGCAAAGCAATTGGCCGATCGTTGCCCAGAGGTGGATCCAGTTGATTGTTTTATTGCAGGCCTCTTGCACGACTTTGGGAAAATTGTCTTGGCTCTCTATAGTCCACAAGAGTTTCGAATGGCGGTAGATATGAGTCAGGAACAAGGGGAGTCTTTGCATCTGACCTTGCGGCAAGTCATCGGTGTGGACCATTCCGAAGTCGGTGCCATGTTGGTTGAAAAGTGGAGGTTTTCGGAAAGTCTAGTGGAAACCATCCGGCATCAGTATGGCCCAGAAGTATTGGATACAGATTCCATTGCCTGTGTTTTTGCAGGAAATCAGATAGCCAAGCGATTGCACATAGGGTTCTCCGGCAACGCCTATATTGAAGAACTACCAAGTAAGTTAGCTTCAAGATTGGGCGGCGGATTGGATGCTTTGCAAGCCGCATTGGGTACCCTGAAGTCGCTACATGCCGACATGCCCCTTGTCGCCGCGCTGAATGGATCCGCTTACTGA
- a CDS encoding HDOD domain-containing protein, which produces MPPNLEQAIQMVRQLPSIPEAVQQVLGYLDDEYAEQSLLERAIARDQALVARLLQLANSPFYGGANQVQSIHEAVVVLGISNLRMIVVAILLTSQKFPGKQDQLLMQTLFRHSISVGICAYVLGRRNQINPNQAFLAGILHDVGKLALASSYPELYAEARMLHQKEDILMMDAEQRIFGFDHAAIGEALCSHWHFPKEICDAIGGHHRLADYAESAQVPTTSTPLMEVVHLANAVAHALNLESDMQSSVPRISEAAWTNLAGTKEKLVKDFADMQGMYNKLAMLVNL; this is translated from the coding sequence ATGCCCCCCAATCTCGAACAGGCCATTCAAATGGTCCGCCAATTGCCCAGCATACCTGAGGCGGTACAACAAGTACTAGGCTATCTGGACGACGAATATGCGGAGCAATCTCTCCTGGAGCGTGCAATCGCTCGCGATCAGGCTTTGGTCGCACGCTTGCTCCAGTTGGCAAACTCCCCATTTTATGGAGGAGCGAATCAAGTTCAGTCTATTCACGAAGCAGTTGTAGTTCTGGGCATATCCAACCTACGCATGATCGTGGTGGCCATATTACTAACTTCACAAAAGTTCCCTGGAAAACAAGATCAATTGTTGATGCAGACTTTGTTTCGGCACAGTATTTCTGTCGGGATATGTGCCTATGTTTTAGGTCGCCGCAATCAGATCAATCCAAATCAGGCTTTTCTGGCTGGAATATTGCATGATGTGGGCAAGCTGGCGCTGGCATCTTCATACCCTGAACTATATGCTGAAGCCAGAATGCTGCATCAAAAGGAAGACATCTTGATGATGGACGCGGAGCAGCGTATTTTTGGATTCGACCATGCCGCTATTGGGGAAGCACTGTGTAGTCATTGGCATTTTCCGAAGGAAATCTGTGATGCTATTGGTGGTCATCACAGGCTAGCGGACTATGCCGAGTCTGCGCAGGTTCCTACGACCAGCACGCCACTGATGGAGGTGGTGCATCTGGCAAATGCTGTTGCGCATGCACTCAATCTGGAATCCGATATGCAGTCCTCTGTGCCAAGAATTTCCGAAGCTGCCTGGACGAATTTAGCAGGTACAAAGGAGAAACTGGTGAAGGATTTTGCGGACATGCAAGGCATGTACAACAAGCTCGCAATGTTAGTCAACCTGTGA
- a CDS encoding ATP-binding protein, with translation MDIAISTGRFGSHKTALMFSFRLQRSALPHSLRSQFILALSSLTLLFVAAGLTAIYTLRDTIESTQQLAGDRLSRMQQAQNVVERALLIERTSGQMLSATSQEELRERYAGIGQQLDLLDGLVQQLVTGSDDVSILALHQSAQLFRNTANIVASLQDTTLLAGASDTLPRTQDRNAQEVNLQYFKGELQRQSSSMADSAQALSLRLTQDYRNAVTHLTESAQVRLRWVLVLLVCSLILSWLISHLFLGQHVVGRLLQVSHYLRLDDGQTAQAQVPVTGGDEIGQMARAVELFMNDRQKLYTTNLTLEQERARLADVIKKLEQTQSQLLQSEKMAAIGQLAAGVAHEINNPIGFVISNLGTFKGYVADLLDILSCYESKEGELAEETRAKILALKKTIDILFLREDVANLLNESMDGMQRVKRIVQDLKDFSHVDSSGLQMANLEHGLDTTINMVRSELNDKVEVLKEYANIPEIECLPAELNQVFLNLIVNAIQAIPSQGTITLRTGADQESVWVEVQDTGVGIQAENIGRIFEPFFTTKAIGQGTGLGLSLSYGIVQKHGGQISVRSQIGIGTVFRVTLPMHMHHTSES, from the coding sequence ATGGATATCGCGATATCTACCGGCAGATTTGGAAGCCATAAAACGGCCTTGATGTTCAGCTTTCGCCTGCAACGTTCCGCCCTGCCGCATTCGTTGCGCAGTCAGTTCATATTGGCCTTGTCGTCTCTGACGCTGCTTTTTGTTGCCGCCGGGCTGACTGCCATCTATACACTGCGAGATACGATCGAGAGTACCCAGCAATTGGCCGGCGACCGCTTGTCGCGTATGCAGCAGGCGCAAAACGTGGTTGAACGTGCTTTGCTGATTGAACGAACCTCCGGCCAGATGCTGAGTGCCACGTCGCAAGAGGAGCTACGTGAGCGCTACGCGGGGATTGGGCAACAATTGGATTTGCTGGATGGACTTGTGCAGCAGTTGGTAACCGGCAGCGACGATGTTTCAATTTTGGCGCTACATCAGTCTGCACAACTCTTTCGCAATACCGCCAACATTGTTGCTAGCCTGCAAGACACGACATTGCTGGCCGGAGCTTCAGACACGCTACCGCGAACGCAAGATCGCAACGCGCAGGAAGTCAATTTGCAATACTTCAAAGGTGAGCTTCAGCGGCAATCCAGTTCAATGGCCGACTCGGCACAGGCATTGTCATTGCGACTGACCCAGGACTACCGCAATGCGGTTACCCATTTGACCGAATCCGCACAAGTTCGACTGCGCTGGGTCTTGGTATTGCTTGTCTGCAGTCTGATTCTTTCATGGCTTATCTCCCACCTTTTCTTAGGTCAGCACGTGGTAGGTCGACTGTTACAAGTCAGCCACTATCTGCGACTGGATGATGGTCAGACGGCACAGGCGCAAGTGCCAGTTACCGGTGGTGACGAAATAGGCCAAATGGCGCGCGCCGTTGAACTATTCATGAATGATCGCCAAAAGTTGTACACCACAAACTTAACCCTAGAACAAGAGCGTGCACGGCTGGCTGACGTTATCAAGAAGCTGGAGCAGACGCAGAGCCAGCTACTCCAATCGGAGAAGATGGCCGCCATCGGGCAGCTAGCAGCTGGCGTCGCCCACGAGATAAACAACCCAATCGGTTTTGTCATTTCCAACCTGGGAACTTTTAAAGGTTATGTTGCCGATCTACTCGACATCTTGTCTTGCTATGAATCCAAGGAAGGCGAATTGGCAGAGGAAACCCGTGCAAAGATCCTGGCGTTAAAGAAAACAATAGATATCCTCTTCTTGCGAGAGGATGTTGCGAACCTTCTCAATGAATCTATGGACGGTATGCAACGCGTCAAACGCATTGTGCAAGACCTGAAAGATTTCTCTCATGTTGACAGCTCAGGCCTACAGATGGCCAATCTGGAGCATGGACTGGACACCACCATCAATATGGTACGCAGTGAGCTAAATGACAAAGTTGAAGTGTTGAAAGAATATGCCAATATTCCAGAGATTGAATGTCTGCCAGCAGAACTCAACCAGGTTTTTCTCAATCTGATAGTCAATGCTATCCAAGCCATCCCGAGCCAAGGTACCATTACATTGCGAACAGGCGCTGACCAAGAAAGCGTTTGGGTGGAAGTTCAGGATACCGGCGTTGGAATTCAGGCTGAGAACATTGGACGCATTTTCGAACCATTCTTTACGACTAAAGCAATTGGTCAGGGCACCGGCTTGGGGCTATCTCTGTCCTATGGCATAGTTCAGAAGCATGGTGGCCAGATCTCCGTACGTAGCCAAATTGGCATTGGCACAGTTTTTCGAGTTACTTTGCCAATGCATATGCATCACACATCGGAGAGTTAG
- a CDS encoding EAL domain-containing protein, translating into MNELNLTPTGEPGRIHGIDALTGLPGREGLLRRVNELQADSQAALICIDLDQLSALNETLGLSAGDVLLVEAAHRIAKYAKSEDYLVRYGGDKFGLLLTSQTVPSQIEQIATALIEALRHPYLIAGREVYLGASIGLAFQQSHAVAHESPDGPQLQYSLLRHAEAALARAKLTSRGSWISYAPDMNRNFSGRLNLESELYQAIELHQFLVYYQPKASCKTGEISGFEALIRWQHPEKGVILPSEFIPTLENTGLIERVGAWVLRAACQQLKDWDAFDFERLKMAVNVSLRQLNDPLFPELVATILADTGLTADRLELELTESMLMHDVIRTESQLFRLKKIGVKLSIDDFGTGYSSLAYLKRLPIDTVKVDRAFVQDITTDPDDASITRAIISMAHSLKMAVVAEGIETDAQLSTLINQHCDMVQGYFIGKPMPSHDALALLQSGWVLAASTLGRPAKTRTLLLVDDEDSILSALKRLLRREGYRILSANSGAQGLEILAANDVDVIVSDQRMPNMTGEEFLRRTKDLYPETMRLVLSGYADMESITNAINQGAIYKFMSKPWDEQLLRECIAEAFRHKEMSDENHRLTAEVASKNQELLFKNQTLARLLDEQSHQSVVGLAALSASQETLHWIPVPIVGVDSEGLIVLRNAAFAELNFQSDIASLLLPKLPAWPNGSAHQFELIDANGAGWRVVGRHLVTQKQHRGTVFAFLSINDRHE; encoded by the coding sequence ATGAACGAATTGAATCTAACGCCAACAGGTGAGCCAGGGCGCATCCATGGAATCGATGCCCTGACTGGGCTGCCCGGGCGAGAAGGCTTGCTTAGGCGTGTCAATGAGCTTCAGGCAGATTCCCAAGCCGCCTTGATATGCATCGATCTGGATCAACTGTCGGCGCTAAATGAAACTTTGGGATTGTCTGCTGGAGATGTGCTGCTGGTAGAGGCAGCACATCGCATTGCCAAATATGCAAAGTCTGAGGACTATCTGGTGCGCTACGGAGGTGACAAGTTCGGGCTATTACTTACCTCTCAAACAGTGCCCAGTCAAATTGAACAAATTGCAACTGCTTTAATCGAGGCCCTTCGTCACCCCTATCTCATAGCCGGAAGGGAGGTCTACCTGGGAGCAAGCATTGGCTTGGCCTTTCAACAAAGTCATGCCGTGGCGCATGAGAGCCCTGATGGCCCTCAACTCCAGTATTCATTGCTACGACACGCCGAAGCTGCATTGGCCCGTGCAAAATTGACATCGCGTGGCAGTTGGATATCGTACGCGCCCGATATGAATCGCAACTTTAGCGGACGATTGAATCTGGAGTCCGAACTCTACCAGGCCATAGAACTGCATCAATTTCTTGTTTACTACCAACCCAAGGCTTCGTGCAAAACCGGAGAAATAAGTGGTTTTGAAGCATTGATACGCTGGCAGCATCCAGAAAAAGGTGTAATCCTTCCATCGGAATTCATCCCAACCTTAGAAAACACGGGGCTTATTGAGCGAGTCGGCGCCTGGGTGCTTCGCGCGGCGTGCCAGCAGCTCAAGGATTGGGATGCGTTTGATTTTGAGCGTCTGAAAATGGCCGTGAATGTTTCACTGCGCCAACTTAATGATCCTCTGTTTCCAGAATTGGTAGCCACCATTTTGGCCGATACGGGCCTTACCGCAGATCGACTGGAGCTGGAGCTAACTGAAAGCATGCTCATGCACGATGTGATTCGTACGGAATCCCAGCTGTTCCGACTGAAGAAAATCGGCGTCAAATTGTCCATTGACGATTTCGGTACGGGATACTCCAGTCTGGCTTATTTGAAAAGACTGCCTATCGATACAGTCAAAGTGGACCGAGCGTTTGTGCAGGACATCACGACCGACCCGGACGACGCTTCGATTACACGGGCCATCATCAGCATGGCACATAGTTTGAAGATGGCTGTGGTTGCGGAGGGGATCGAGACGGATGCGCAGTTGTCCACTCTCATTAATCAGCATTGCGACATGGTACAGGGATACTTCATTGGGAAGCCCATGCCTTCACACGATGCTCTTGCGCTACTCCAATCTGGTTGGGTTCTAGCGGCATCAACTTTAGGTAGACCCGCCAAAACCAGAACATTGCTGCTGGTAGATGACGAAGACAGCATCTTATCGGCGCTGAAGAGGCTATTGCGCCGAGAAGGCTATCGTATTTTGAGTGCAAATTCTGGCGCACAGGGTTTGGAGATCCTGGCTGCCAACGATGTGGACGTCATCGTTTCCGATCAACGAATGCCAAACATGACAGGTGAAGAGTTTCTGCGTCGGACCAAAGACCTGTACCCAGAAACCATGCGCTTGGTTCTGTCAGGTTACGCGGACATGGAGTCGATAACCAATGCAATCAATCAAGGTGCCATTTACAAATTCATGAGTAAACCGTGGGATGAGCAGCTATTGAGAGAGTGTATAGCAGAGGCCTTTCGACATAAGGAGATGAGTGACGAAAACCATCGCCTGACCGCGGAGGTGGCATCCAAGAATCAAGAACTTCTCTTCAAAAACCAAACTCTTGCGAGGTTACTTGACGAACAATCGCATCAGTCCGTTGTGGGATTGGCTGCGCTGTCCGCGTCGCAGGAAACCTTGCACTGGATTCCGGTACCCATTGTTGGAGTGGATTCCGAAGGGTTGATTGTTCTGCGCAATGCCGCCTTTGCAGAACTCAATTTCCAGTCAGACATTGCAAGCTTGCTGCTTCCCAAGCTACCTGCATGGCCAAATGGATCTGCTCATCAGTTCGAACTGATTGACGCCAACGGTGCGGGCTGGCGCGTCGTGGGCCGTCACCTGGTAACACAAAAGCAACACAGAGGCACTGTGTTTGCCTTCCTTTCTATAAATGACCGCCATGAATGA
- a CDS encoding ATP-binding protein: MDQPGTATTSVTRGLDALDPADFFDGSPIATFVVNSRHLVTHYNQACATLLGVPAESVIGTSDLGKILYGVDRPIMADLIVDGSMESIVADLYENRYRNSLVIPDAYEAEGFFPNLGTSGRWLFFTAAPLRDEDGVVVGAIETLQDITERKVAESALMKAQLEVEDMVTQRTAQLAEVNDALRQDVVRRESVELELLNRNLELSALNDKLSTAQEHLVQSEKLASIGLLAAGVAHEINNPIGYVFSNFGMLEEYLEKLFQMLRAYEMACDVQIAPEALRALQAKKLEMEIDFLKEDIPNLMRESKEGIARVRKIVQDLKDFSHVDAKPQWQFADLNRGIESTLNVVNNEVKYKADVVKEYGDIPEVQCMPSEINQVVMNLVVNAAHAIGPNRGKIYIRSGVGNAKLQGAADLKIDNSVWIEIADTGSGIPKDVVPRIFDPFFTTKPVGKGTGLGLSLSYGIIQKHHGRIEVDTEVGKGTTFRITLPLVQSDQVVQSKETKQ; encoded by the coding sequence ATGGACCAACCCGGAACCGCTACAACGAGTGTTACACGGGGACTTGATGCGTTGGACCCGGCTGATTTTTTTGACGGTAGTCCAATAGCAACATTCGTTGTCAATTCCAGGCACCTTGTTACGCACTACAACCAAGCCTGTGCCACTCTGCTTGGAGTTCCCGCCGAATCCGTCATAGGAACCAGCGATCTGGGAAAGATACTGTATGGAGTTGATAGACCCATCATGGCTGATCTGATAGTGGATGGGTCCATGGAAAGCATTGTTGCCGATTTGTATGAGAATCGATATCGAAATTCCCTGGTCATTCCTGATGCATATGAAGCAGAAGGATTCTTTCCTAATCTCGGCACGTCTGGCCGCTGGCTGTTTTTCACCGCCGCACCACTAAGAGACGAAGATGGAGTCGTTGTTGGGGCCATTGAAACACTTCAGGATATTACGGAGCGCAAGGTTGCTGAATCAGCATTGATGAAGGCCCAGCTGGAAGTTGAAGACATGGTGACGCAGCGCACCGCCCAACTTGCCGAAGTCAATGATGCTTTGAGACAAGATGTAGTGCGTCGTGAGTCGGTAGAGTTGGAACTGCTGAATCGGAATTTGGAACTGAGCGCCCTCAATGACAAACTTTCAACAGCTCAAGAACACCTGGTGCAGTCAGAGAAGCTTGCATCCATTGGATTGCTTGCGGCAGGGGTGGCGCATGAAATCAATAATCCAATCGGATACGTATTCTCCAATTTCGGAATGCTGGAAGAATATCTGGAGAAATTATTTCAGATGTTGCGAGCATATGAAATGGCATGTGACGTGCAGATTGCACCGGAGGCGTTGCGAGCACTGCAAGCCAAGAAACTGGAAATGGAGATTGATTTTTTGAAAGAAGATATTCCGAATCTGATGAGGGAGTCCAAAGAAGGTATTGCAAGAGTGCGAAAGATTGTGCAAGACCTAAAAGACTTCTCGCACGTGGATGCTAAACCGCAATGGCAATTTGCCGATCTCAACCGAGGAATTGAGTCTACGCTGAACGTGGTGAACAACGAAGTCAAGTACAAGGCAGATGTCGTAAAGGAATATGGCGACATTCCGGAAGTTCAGTGCATGCCGTCTGAAATAAATCAGGTTGTCATGAATCTGGTTGTCAATGCCGCGCACGCGATTGGTCCCAATCGAGGAAAAATATACATTCGATCTGGTGTAGGCAATGCCAAGCTTCAAGGCGCAGCCGATCTCAAGATCGATAACAGTGTTTGGATAGAAATAGCGGATACAGGTAGTGGTATTCCAAAGGATGTCGTACCACGGATATTCGATCCATTTTTCACGACTAAACCTGTGGGCAAGGGCACAGGTCTTGGACTTTCACTGTCTTATGGAATCATTCAGAAACACCACGGAAGAATTGAAGTAGATACTGAAGTTGGAAAGGGAACAACCTTCCGCATTACGTTGCCACTGGTGCAGAGTGATCAGGTTGTCCAGTCCAAGGAGACCAAGCAGTGA